From Candidatus Latescibacterota bacterium, the proteins below share one genomic window:
- a CDS encoding Na+/H+ antiporter subunit E, whose protein sequence is MKRFLHFLILLGIWMLLTWSVAWQEVLVGVVVALIAELLLGDIFPIGAIKLFNPIRLYWMIVYAVVFLGYVIRANFDVAYRVLNLYMPIRPGIVKVKMRLKSDMARTFLANSITLTPGTLTVDCVGENLYVHWINITSDDPEKETEIIVSRFENLLERIFE, encoded by the coding sequence ATGAAACGATTCTTACATTTTCTGATTCTACTGGGCATCTGGATGCTTTTGACGTGGTCCGTCGCCTGGCAGGAAGTTCTGGTCGGTGTCGTTGTCGCGCTTATAGCGGAACTGCTGCTTGGAGATATCTTTCCAATAGGAGCGATCAAGCTCTTCAACCCGATCAGGCTCTACTGGATGATAGTCTATGCTGTCGTATTTTTAGGTTATGTCATACGGGCGAACTTCGATGTTGCCTACCGGGTCCTGAATCTCTACATGCCGATCCGCCCCGGGATCGTCAAGGTCAAGATGAGGTTGAAGAGTGATATGGCGAGGACGTTCCTTGCGAATTCTATCACGCTGACACCCGGAACGCTGACGGTGGATTGTGTCGGTGAAAACCTGTACGTTCACTGGATAAACATTACTTCCGACGATCCGGAGAAGGAAACGGAGATCATCGTATCCCGTTTCGAAAATCTGTTAGAAAGGATATTTGAGTGA
- a CDS encoding cation:proton antiporter yields MSVFIALLILCIFLCLYRVGKGPTAPDRTVAIDILGTLVVGFCAIYSIITKKDLYMNIGISWALLSFIGTLALSKYLEGRGFDE; encoded by the coding sequence GTGAGTGTCTTTATCGCGCTGTTGATTCTCTGCATTTTCCTCTGCCTGTACAGGGTAGGGAAGGGGCCTACAGCACCCGACAGGACGGTGGCGATTGATATTCTTGGAACCCTCGTAGTCGGTTTCTGCGCGATATACTCGATCATCACCAAGAAAGACCTGTATATGAATATCGGAATATCCTGGGCTCTTCTGAGTTTCATCGGAACGCTTGCCCTGTCAAAATACCTTGAGGGGAGGGGTTTCGATGAATGA
- the mnhG gene encoding monovalent cation/H(+) antiporter subunit G: protein MNETIGLIFLIIGITFDVIGCIGLVRLPDVYNRLQAATKCVTLGTSMILLAVVFYTGINSIGVKALLCIWFVLITSPTGAHAIARAAHKSGVRLWKGSVMDKYAEDNEGADSSS, encoded by the coding sequence ATGAATGAGACGATAGGCCTGATATTTCTTATCATCGGTATCACTTTTGACGTAATCGGTTGTATCGGCCTGGTAAGGCTACCCGATGTATATAACCGCCTCCAGGCGGCCACTAAATGCGTCACTCTGGGAACGAGCATGATATTACTGGCGGTAGTCTTTTATACCGGCATAAACTCGATCGGTGTAAAAGCCCTGCTCTGTATCTGGTTCGTCCTGATAACTTCTCCAACGGGAGCTCATGCCATAGCGAGAGCTGCTCACAAGTCAGGTGTCCGGTTATGGAAGGGCAGCGTAATGGATAAATATGCTGAGGACAATGAAGGTGCCGACAGCTCCTCCTGA
- a CDS encoding 4Fe-4S dicluster domain-containing protein gives MRYPKLRELKEAITALIKGPYTSKFPKVPATVPEHFRGTPTYVPDECVGCGSCAQVCPAGAIEIVDEYREDEGKMVRRIERNWGNCIFCSQCYEYCITNKGIELDPDFEKSCFDMADAINTHDKELLFCEHCSTPITAKDHIKWIGKKLGELSFANPTLTVYKYGELKLVEEGTGDNPRKNLERDNFIRVLCPNCRAAYILSDEWGTS, from the coding sequence ATGCGTTATCCAAAACTGAGAGAACTCAAGGAAGCTATCACAGCCCTGATCAAGGGGCCGTACACATCGAAGTTCCCCAAGGTACCCGCGACGGTTCCTGAACATTTCCGTGGTACACCGACCTATGTGCCTGACGAATGTGTCGGTTGCGGTTCGTGCGCCCAGGTATGCCCGGCCGGGGCCATAGAGATCGTTGATGAATACAGGGAAGATGAAGGGAAGATGGTACGCAGGATCGAGAGAAATTGGGGCAACTGCATATTCTGCAGCCAGTGCTATGAGTACTGCATCACAAACAAGGGAATCGAGCTCGACCCTGATTTCGAGAAATCATGCTTTGATATGGCTGATGCGATCAACACGCATGACAAGGAACTGCTCTTCTGCGAGCATTGCAGTACCCCTATCACGGCAAAAGACCATATTAAGTGGATCGGCAAAAAGCTTGGAGAGCTTTCGTTCGCGAACCCGACCCTTACAGTATACAAATATGGAGAATTAAAATTGGTGGAAGAGGGAACCGGGGACAATCCTCGGAAAAATCTCGAAAGAGATAATTTCATCAGGGTCCTCTGCCCGAACTGCCGTGCCGCTTATATCCTTTCGGATGAGTGGGGGACAAGCTGA